A stretch of Desulfuromonas thiophila DNA encodes these proteins:
- a CDS encoding integrase core domain-containing protein: SVEKGIARGLSLRMDHGTQYLSDHFQNQIKFWGITPSFAFVAEPQTNGVAERFNRTLKEQAIYGRVFRNITDVREAVMTFVELYNSEWRVEKNGFRSPDEIRQAA, encoded by the coding sequence CAGCGTTGAGAAAGGAATTGCCCGAGGGCTATCCCTGCGCATGGATCACGGCACCCAGTACCTCTCAGACCATTTTCAGAACCAGATCAAGTTCTGGGGGATCACTCCCAGCTTTGCCTTTGTTGCCGAACCCCAGACCAATGGAGTTGCCGAACGGTTCAACCGCACCTTGAAAGAGCAGGCCATCTATGGCCGGGTTTTCCGTAACATCACCGACGTTCGCGAAGCCGTGATGACCTTCGTGGAGCTTTACAACAGCGAATGGCGTGTTGAGAAAAACGGCTTCAGATCACCCGATGAAATCCGTCAGGCGGCGTAA